Proteins encoded by one window of Pseudomonas sp. PSKL.D1:
- a CDS encoding YajD family HNH nuclease has translation MSSASTSAATARLDRILADAKRDKEMGYRDKALKMYPHVCGRCAREFSGKRLSELTVHHRDHNHDNNPQDGSNWELLCLYCHDNEHSRYTDQQYFSDGSLSTPSIAKATHNPFAALAGMLKKD, from the coding sequence ATGAGTTCGGCTTCCACTTCCGCCGCCACCGCCCGCCTCGACCGCATCCTTGCCGATGCCAAGCGCGACAAGGAGATGGGCTACCGCGACAAGGCCCTGAAAATGTACCCGCACGTGTGCGGCCGCTGCGCCCGTGAGTTTTCCGGCAAGCGCCTGAGCGAGCTGACCGTGCATCACCGTGACCACAACCACGACAACAACCCCCAGGACGGCTCCAACTGGGAACTGCTGTGCCTGTACTGCCACGACAACGAGCACTCGCGCTACACCGACCAGCAGTACTTCAGCGACGGCTCGCTGAGCACCCCGAGCATCGCCAAGGCCACCCACAACCCGTTCGCGGCCCTGGCCGGCATGCTGAAAAAAGACTGA
- a CDS encoding DUF2937 family protein, translating into MFRSYLRLLLFTFGLLAGIQVPGLVKDYSQRVEAHLFESRQALDGFKQTAERFFNGDLQALLRHYRTSDDPVFVSDANSIESLMIRNQLLEDEWQALQGSWVSRTWHVLAQPDPQLREETLKGYSYQILLVPEAIGWGVGAGFVLAFVVESLLLGIGWVILGGRRKAVKESWR; encoded by the coding sequence ATGTTCAGAAGTTACCTGCGGTTGCTGTTGTTCACGTTCGGCCTGTTGGCCGGTATCCAGGTGCCCGGGCTGGTCAAGGACTACAGCCAGCGGGTCGAGGCGCACCTGTTTGAATCACGCCAGGCGCTGGACGGCTTCAAGCAAACGGCCGAGCGCTTCTTCAATGGCGACCTGCAGGCGCTGTTGCGGCATTACCGCACCAGTGACGACCCGGTGTTTGTCAGCGATGCCAACAGCATCGAAAGCCTGATGATCCGCAATCAGTTGCTGGAGGATGAGTGGCAGGCGCTGCAAGGCTCGTGGGTGAGCCGTACCTGGCATGTGCTGGCCCAGCCCGACCCGCAATTGCGTGAGGAAACCTTGAAGGGTTACAGCTACCAGATTTTGCTGGTGCCCGAGGCGATTGGCTGGGGGGTTGGCGCGGGGTTTGTGTTGGCCTTTGTGGTTGAAAGCCTGTTGCTGGGGATTGGCTGGGTGATCCTCGGTGGGCGGCGCAAGGCGGTTAAAGAGAGCTGGCGGTAG
- a CDS encoding RNA methyltransferase, whose product MANKRYSCIGLFNPKSAENVGSVMRAAGCYGVNSVFYTGKRYERARDFVTDTKRVHYDIPLIGIDDLQRIIPLGCTPVAVELVDGARPLPEYTHPDRAIYIFGPEDGSLSEEVRGWCEETIYIPTEGCMNLAATVNVVLYDRLAKGLNTRSGPKFK is encoded by the coding sequence GTGGCTAACAAACGGTACAGCTGCATCGGCCTGTTCAACCCCAAGTCTGCAGAGAACGTCGGTTCGGTGATGCGTGCTGCGGGTTGCTACGGCGTCAACTCGGTGTTCTACACCGGCAAACGGTACGAGCGCGCGCGTGACTTCGTCACCGACACCAAGCGCGTGCATTACGACATTCCACTGATCGGCATCGACGACCTGCAGCGCATCATCCCGCTTGGGTGCACGCCGGTGGCTGTGGAGTTGGTGGATGGCGCAAGGCCACTGCCTGAGTACACCCACCCGGACCGGGCGATCTACATCTTCGGGCCTGAGGATGGCTCGCTGAGCGAGGAAGTGCGGGGGTGGTGTGAAGAGACCATCTATATTCCGACCGAGGGTTGCATGAACCTGGCGGCGACGGTGAATGTGGTGCTGTATGACCGGTTGGCCAAGGGGTTGAATACGCGGTCGGGGCCGAAATTCAAGTAA
- a CDS encoding aspartyl/asparaginyl beta-hydroxylase domain-containing protein, with protein MTFSFVAKAGVLLVFFGSVLFVHLRGKARLPVLRQFVNHSALFAPYNALMYLFSGVPSKPYLDRQRFPELDVLKDNWQDIREEAMRLFDEGYIRAAEKDNDAGFGSFFKKGWKRFYLKWYDKPLPSAEALCPRTVELVSSIPNVKGAMFALLPGGSHLNPHRDPFAGSLRYHLGLSTPNSDACRIYVDGQEYAWRDGEDVMFDETYVHWVKNETDMTRVILFCDIERPLSSPLMTRINRKVSAFLGRATAPQNTDDERVGGINQAYAWSKRFSNKISTHVKQFKRANPKAYRVLRPVLAVVVAYLLYHWLF; from the coding sequence ATGACCTTTTCCTTCGTCGCCAAGGCTGGCGTCTTGCTGGTGTTTTTCGGCAGCGTGTTGTTCGTGCATTTGCGCGGCAAGGCGCGCCTGCCGGTGCTGCGCCAGTTCGTCAACCATTCGGCGCTGTTTGCCCCGTACAACGCGTTGATGTACCTGTTCTCCGGTGTGCCGTCCAAGCCTTACCTGGACCGCCAGCGCTTCCCGGAGCTGGATGTACTCAAGGACAACTGGCAGGACATCCGTGAAGAAGCCATGCGCCTGTTCGACGAGGGCTACATCCGCGCCGCCGAAAAAGACAACGATGCAGGCTTTGGCTCGTTCTTCAAGAAGGGCTGGAAGCGCTTTTACCTGAAGTGGTACGACAAACCGCTGCCCTCGGCTGAAGCCCTGTGCCCAAGAACCGTGGAGCTGGTCAGCAGCATCCCCAACGTCAAGGGCGCCATGTTCGCGTTGCTGCCCGGGGGCAGCCACCTGAACCCGCACCGCGACCCGTTCGCCGGCTCCTTGCGCTACCACCTGGGCCTTTCTACACCGAACTCCGACGCCTGCCGCATCTATGTCGATGGCCAGGAGTATGCCTGGCGCGATGGTGAAGACGTGATGTTCGACGAAACCTACGTGCATTGGGTGAAGAACGAGACCGACATGACCCGGGTGATTCTGTTCTGCGACATCGAGCGCCCGCTGAGCAGCCCGCTGATGACCCGCATCAACCGCAAGGTCAGCGCCTTCCTCGGCCGCGCCACCGCGCCGCAGAACACCGACGACGAGCGCGTGGGCGGGATCAACCAGGCTTATGCCTGGAGCAAGCGGTTCAGCAACAAAATCAGCACCCATGTGAAACAGTTCAAACGCGCCAACCCCAAGGCCTACCGCGTTTTGCGGCCGGTGTTGGCGGTGGTGGTGGCTTACCTGCTTTATCACTGGTTGTTCTGA
- a CDS encoding vWA domain-containing protein: MLLNLFNEMRAAKVPVSVRELLDLLNALQKRVIFADMDEFYYLARAILVKDERHFDKFDRAFSAYFKGLENLDRHLEALIPEDWLRKEFERSLTDEERAQIQSLGGLDKLIEEFKKRLEEQKERHAGGNKWIGTGGTSPFGSGGFNPEGIRVGEAGKRQGKAVKVWDQREYKNLDDQVELGTRNIKLALRRLRKFAREGAAEELDIDGTIDHTARDAGLLNIQMRPERRNTVKLLLLFDIGGSMDAHVKVCEELFSACKTEFKHLEYYYFHNFIYESVWKNNLRRTSERFSTFDLLHKYGDDYKVVFVGDAAMAPYEITQPGGSVEHWNEEAGYVWMQRFMEKFRKIIWINPYPKQAWDYTASTHLVRDLIEDRMFPLTLQGLEDGMRYLSK, translated from the coding sequence ATGCTGCTGAACCTGTTCAACGAAATGCGTGCAGCCAAGGTGCCGGTGTCGGTGCGCGAGCTGCTCGACCTGCTCAATGCCCTGCAAAAACGGGTGATCTTCGCCGACATGGACGAGTTCTATTACCTCGCCCGTGCCATCCTGGTGAAGGACGAGCGGCATTTCGACAAGTTCGACCGGGCGTTCTCGGCTTACTTCAAGGGCCTGGAAAACCTCGACCGGCACCTGGAAGCGCTGATCCCTGAAGACTGGTTGCGCAAGGAGTTCGAACGGTCGCTGACCGATGAGGAACGCGCGCAGATCCAGTCACTCGGTGGCCTCGACAAGCTGATCGAAGAGTTCAAGAAACGCCTGGAAGAACAGAAGGAACGCCACGCCGGCGGTAACAAGTGGATCGGCACGGGTGGCACCAGCCCGTTCGGTTCAGGCGGTTTCAACCCCGAGGGCATTCGCGTGGGCGAAGCCGGCAAGCGCCAGGGCAAGGCCGTGAAGGTGTGGGACCAGCGCGAGTACAAGAACCTCGACGACCAGGTGGAACTGGGCACCCGCAACATCAAGCTGGCCCTGCGCCGGCTGCGCAAGTTCGCCCGTGAAGGAGCCGCCGAAGAGCTGGACATCGACGGCACCATCGACCACACCGCCCGTGACGCCGGGCTGCTGAACATCCAGATGCGCCCCGAGCGGCGCAACACGGTCAAGCTGCTGTTGCTGTTCGACATCGGCGGTTCGATGGATGCCCACGTCAAAGTGTGCGAAGAACTGTTCTCGGCCTGCAAGACCGAGTTCAAGCACCTGGAGTATTACTACTTCCACAACTTCATCTACGAGTCGGTGTGGAAGAACAACCTGCGCCGCACGTCGGAGCGGTTCTCCACGTTCGACCTGCTGCACAAGTACGGCGATGACTACAAGGTGGTGTTCGTCGGCGACGCGGCCATGGCGCCTTACGAAATCACCCAGCCGGGGGGCAGTGTCGAGCACTGGAACGAAGAGGCCGGGTATGTGTGGATGCAGCGCTTCATGGAGAAGTTCAGGAAGATCATCTGGATCAACCCGTACCCGAAACAGGCCTGGGATTACACGGCGTCGACCCATCTGGTGCGGGATTTGATCGAAGACCGGATGTTCCCGCTGACCTTGCAGGGGTTGGAGGACGGGATGCGGTATTTGTCGAAGTAA
- a CDS encoding cyclic nucleotide-binding domain-containing protein, whose protein sequence is MPDPTHLNAEIRDMLMDCGQFDALQPGDFHTAAGYFSLATMSEGETIFNEGDAGTFMCILHHGVVSVRKTDGNGIQVEIATLRSGRAFGEMAVLDGERRSATCVAASDCQLLTLGKDSLEKMLNDAPRIAARIIRALAVALSRRLRMQDGQRLSL, encoded by the coding sequence ATGCCCGACCCAACCCACCTGAATGCCGAAATCCGCGACATGCTCATGGACTGCGGCCAGTTCGACGCCCTGCAGCCCGGCGACTTCCACACCGCCGCCGGCTATTTCAGCCTGGCCACCATGAGCGAGGGCGAAACCATCTTCAACGAAGGCGACGCCGGCACGTTCATGTGCATCCTGCACCACGGCGTGGTGTCGGTACGCAAGACCGATGGCAACGGTATTCAGGTGGAAATCGCCACCCTGCGCAGTGGCCGTGCATTCGGCGAAATGGCCGTGCTCGACGGCGAACGGCGCTCGGCCACCTGCGTGGCGGCCAGCGACTGCCAGCTGCTGACCCTGGGCAAGGATTCACTGGAAAAGATGCTCAACGACGCCCCGCGCATCGCCGCGCGCATCATCCGGGCGCTGGCCGTGGCTCTGTCCAGGCGCCTGCGCATGCAGGATGGCCAACGGCTCTCGCTTTAG
- the cysK gene encoding cysteine synthase A, whose amino-acid sequence MSRIFADNAHSIGNTPLVQINRIAPRGVTILAKIEGRNPGYSVKCRIGANMVWDAESNGKLKPGMTIVEPTSGNTGIGLAFVAAARGYKLILTMPASMSLERRKVLKALGAELVLTEPAKGMKGAIEKANEIVASDPAQYFLPGQFDNPANPAIHEKTTGPEIWNDTDGAVDVLVAGVGTGGTITGVSRYIKNTQGKSILSVAVEPVSSPLITQTLAGEELKPSPHKIQGIGAGFVPKNLDLSIVDQVETVTDDEAKAMAIRLMQEEGILCGISCGAAMAAAVRLAEKPEMQGKTIVVILPDSGERYLSSMLFADMFSEQENQQ is encoded by the coding sequence ATGAGCCGTATCTTCGCCGACAACGCCCATTCCATCGGCAACACGCCGCTGGTACAGATCAACCGCATCGCCCCGCGCGGCGTGACCATTCTGGCCAAGATCGAGGGGCGCAACCCGGGCTATTCGGTCAAGTGCCGCATCGGCGCGAACATGGTCTGGGACGCCGAGAGCAACGGCAAGCTCAAGCCGGGCATGACCATCGTCGAGCCCACCTCCGGCAACACCGGCATCGGCCTGGCCTTCGTCGCCGCCGCCCGTGGCTACAAGCTGATCCTGACCATGCCCGCGTCGATGAGCCTGGAGCGTCGCAAGGTGCTCAAGGCCCTGGGCGCCGAACTGGTGCTGACCGAGCCGGCCAAGGGCATGAAGGGCGCCATCGAGAAGGCCAACGAAATCGTCGCCTCCGACCCCGCCCAGTACTTCCTGCCGGGCCAGTTCGACAACCCGGCCAACCCGGCCATTCATGAAAAGACCACCGGGCCGGAAATCTGGAACGACACCGACGGCGCGGTCGACGTGCTGGTGGCTGGCGTCGGCACCGGCGGCACCATCACTGGCGTGTCGCGTTACATCAAGAACACCCAGGGCAAGTCGATCCTGTCGGTGGCGGTGGAGCCGGTTTCGTCCCCACTGATCACCCAAACCCTGGCAGGTGAAGAGCTCAAGCCCAGCCCGCACAAAATTCAGGGCATCGGCGCGGGCTTTGTGCCAAAAAACCTCGACCTGTCGATCGTCGACCAGGTCGAAACCGTGACCGACGACGAAGCCAAGGCCATGGCCATCCGCCTGATGCAGGAAGAAGGCATTTTGTGCGGTATTTCCTGTGGCGCGGCCATGGCGGCAGCGGTGCGCCTGGCCGAGAAGCCAGAGATGCAGGGCAAGACCATCGTGGTGATTCTGCCGGACTCCGGCGAGCGCTACCTGTCGAGCATGCTGTTCGCCGACATGTTCAGCGAGCAGGAAAACCAGCAGTAA
- a CDS encoding MFS transporter: MTENDYTLAWGLYAVAALGCLLVGFKLTGWMWRWLREPLRVILAVLLLTPTVVDPAKDAVAPAIAITALDVAFKVGNNAWRAVSDFAMYGLFAFILYIVFVLIRWPLEKRARERREQAEAAAKRRAAEDEQVTSDSPLVAERRSRYRDDPPPAAPAGGRVEPRL, from the coding sequence ATGACCGAGAACGACTATACCCTCGCCTGGGGCCTTTACGCCGTTGCCGCCCTGGGCTGCCTGCTGGTGGGTTTCAAGCTCACCGGCTGGATGTGGCGCTGGTTGCGCGAGCCGCTGCGGGTGATCCTGGCGGTATTGCTGTTGACCCCGACCGTCGTCGACCCGGCCAAGGACGCGGTTGCCCCGGCCATCGCCATCACTGCGCTGGATGTGGCCTTCAAGGTCGGCAACAACGCCTGGCGCGCTGTTTCCGACTTCGCCATGTACGGCCTGTTTGCCTTCATCCTGTACATCGTTTTCGTGCTGATCCGCTGGCCGCTGGAAAAACGCGCCCGCGAGCGCCGCGAGCAGGCCGAGGCGGCAGCCAAGCGCCGCGCGGCGGAAGATGAGCAGGTCACCAGCGACAGCCCGCTGGTTGCCGAACGTCGCAGCCGCTACCGCGATGACCCACCCCCTGCCGCACCTGCGGGCGGCCGGGTCGAACCACGTCTGTAA
- a CDS encoding class II glutamine amidotransferase has product MCELLGMSANVPTDIVFSFTGLMQRGGRTGPHRDGWGIGFYEGRGLRLFQDPAASSESEVANLVQRYPIKSEVVIGHIRQANVGRVCLSNTHPFVREMWGRNWCFAHNGQLGEFKGKASFYRPVGDTDSEAAFCDLLNRVREAFPEPVEVEQLLPVLVEACAEYRGKGVFNCLLSDGDWLFCFCSTKLVHITRRAPFGAARLKDVDLIVDFHTETTPNDVVTVIATEALTENETWERYEPGQWALWRHGECVSQGQS; this is encoded by the coding sequence ATGTGTGAACTGCTGGGCATGAGCGCCAACGTCCCTACCGACATCGTCTTCAGCTTCACCGGCCTGATGCAGCGCGGTGGCCGCACCGGCCCGCACCGGGACGGCTGGGGCATCGGCTTTTACGAGGGGCGCGGCCTGCGCCTGTTCCAGGACCCGGCCGCCAGCAGCGAGTCGGAAGTGGCCAACCTGGTGCAACGCTACCCGATCAAGAGCGAAGTGGTGATCGGCCATATCCGCCAGGCCAACGTGGGCCGGGTATGCCTGTCCAACACCCACCCCTTCGTGCGCGAAATGTGGGGCCGCAACTGGTGCTTCGCGCACAACGGCCAGTTGGGCGAGTTCAAGGGCAAGGCCAGCTTCTACCGCCCGGTGGGCGACACCGACAGCGAAGCGGCCTTCTGCGACCTGCTCAACCGCGTGCGCGAAGCCTTCCCGGAACCTGTCGAGGTGGAACAGCTGCTGCCGGTGTTGGTCGAAGCCTGTGCCGAGTATCGCGGCAAAGGCGTGTTCAACTGCCTGCTCAGCGATGGCGACTGGCTGTTCTGCTTCTGCTCCACCAAGCTGGTCCACATTACCCGGCGCGCGCCCTTTGGTGCTGCACGCCTTAAAGATGTCGACCTGATTGTCGATTTTCATACCGAAACCACCCCCAACGACGTGGTCACGGTAATCGCCACCGAAGCCTTGACCGAAAACGAGACCTGGGAACGTTACGAGCCCGGCCAATGGGCACTGTGGCGGCACGGAGAATGCGTTTCGCAAGGCCAGAGCTAA
- a CDS encoding AAA family ATPase → MKFEGTRDYVATDDLKLAVNAAITLERPLLVKGEPGTGKTMLAEQLAASFGARLITWHIKSTTKAHQGLYEYDAVSRLRDSQLGVDKVHDVRNYLKKGKLWEAFEADERVILLIDEIDKADIEFPNDLLQELDKMEFYVYEIDETIKAKQRPIIIITSNNEKELPDAFLRRCFFHYIAFPDRTTLQQIVDVHYPNISQSLVSEALDVFFDVRKVPGLKKKPSTSELVDWLKLLMADNIGEAVLRERDPTKAIPPLAGALVKNEQDVQLLERLAFMSRRGNR, encoded by the coding sequence ATGAAGTTCGAAGGCACCCGCGACTACGTCGCCACAGACGACCTGAAACTGGCGGTCAACGCGGCCATCACCCTCGAACGCCCATTGCTGGTCAAGGGCGAGCCGGGCACCGGCAAGACCATGCTCGCCGAGCAACTGGCTGCCTCGTTCGGTGCCCGCCTGATCACCTGGCACATCAAGTCCACCACCAAAGCCCACCAAGGCCTGTACGAGTACGACGCGGTCAGCCGCCTGCGCGACTCGCAGCTGGGCGTGGACAAGGTGCACGACGTGCGCAACTACCTGAAAAAGGGCAAGCTCTGGGAGGCCTTCGAGGCCGACGAGCGGGTGATTTTGCTGATCGACGAAATCGACAAGGCCGACATCGAGTTCCCCAACGACCTGTTGCAGGAACTCGACAAGATGGAGTTCTACGTCTACGAAATCGACGAGACCATCAAGGCCAAACAGCGGCCGATCATCATCATCACTTCCAACAACGAGAAAGAACTGCCCGACGCCTTCCTGCGCCGCTGCTTCTTCCACTACATCGCCTTCCCCGACCGCACCACCCTGCAGCAGATCGTCGATGTGCATTACCCGAACATCAGCCAGTCGCTGGTCAGCGAGGCGCTGGATGTGTTCTTCGACGTACGCAAGGTGCCGGGGCTGAAGAAAAAGCCGTCCACCTCCGAGCTGGTCGACTGGCTCAAGCTGCTGATGGCCGACAACATCGGCGAAGCGGTGCTGCGTGAGCGTGACCCGACCAAGGCCATCCCGCCGCTGGCCGGCGCGCTGGTGAAGAACGAGCAGGACGTGCAGCTGCTTGAGCGCCTGGCGTTCATGAGCCGGCGCGGCAACCGCTGA
- a CDS encoding S9 family peptidase, whose protein sequence is MPSRPQPPVARQVQAADPYAWLQDRDTPEVLAYLQAENAYQQACLADQAPLREQLFEEIKGRIQETDLSLPSPWGPYLYYTRTTAGDEYPRHYRCPRPADDSNTVDEAQEQLLLDPNALANGGFLSLGAFNVSPDHRLLAYSLDTSGDEIYTLYVKDLATGNVTTLPFDDCDGSLTWANDSQTLFFGELDDTHRPWRLRRHTLGEATARTVFEEPDGRFFLHCYRASSEQQLVLLLNSKTTSEAWVLDAHTPHADFTCLAPREEGHEYYPDHGQLDGQWRWFIRTNQDGINFALYQAPDAPVPSREHWQLLVAHREDIMLEGLSLNASAISLSLREGGLPIIEVRPQGLTSYRVELPDAAYSLYVQDSLEFASHRIRLRYEALNRPAQVRQLELATGMQQVLKQTPVLGPFDADDYVSERLWATAADGTRVPVSLVRRRQDLGKTVPLYLYGYGAYGESLDPWFSHARLSLLERGVAFAIAHVRGGGELGEAWYRAGKQEHKHNTFGDFISCAEHLIAEGVTASDRLAISGGSAGGLLMGAVLNLRPELFRCAIAEVPFVDVLNTMLDPELPLTVTEYDEWGNPEEPEVYARIKAYAPYENVSVQAYPAMLVVAGYNDSRVQYWEAAKWVAKLRTLKTDDNLLLLKTEMGAGHGGMSGRYQGLRDVALEYAFVFNELGVV, encoded by the coding sequence ATGCCCAGCAGACCCCAGCCCCCCGTCGCCCGCCAGGTCCAGGCCGCAGATCCGTACGCCTGGCTGCAAGATCGCGACACCCCCGAGGTGCTCGCCTACCTGCAAGCGGAAAACGCCTACCAGCAAGCGTGCCTGGCCGACCAGGCGCCTTTGCGCGAGCAGCTGTTCGAAGAAATCAAAGGCCGCATCCAGGAAACCGACCTGTCCCTGCCCTCCCCTTGGGGCCCGTACCTGTACTACACCCGTACCACCGCCGGTGACGAGTACCCGCGTCATTACCGCTGCCCGCGCCCGGCGGACGACTCCAACACCGTGGATGAGGCCCAGGAGCAGTTGCTGCTCGACCCCAACGCCCTGGCCAACGGTGGCTTCCTGTCGCTGGGCGCGTTCAATGTCAGCCCCGACCACCGCCTGCTGGCCTACAGCCTGGACACCAGTGGCGACGAAATCTACACCCTGTACGTCAAGGACCTGGCCACCGGCAACGTGACCACCCTGCCCTTCGACGACTGCGACGGCAGCCTGACCTGGGCCAACGACAGCCAGACACTGTTCTTTGGCGAACTGGACGACACCCACCGCCCCTGGCGCCTGCGCCGGCATACGCTGGGCGAGGCCACGGCGCGGACGGTGTTCGAAGAGCCCGATGGCCGCTTCTTCCTGCATTGCTACCGCGCAAGCTCCGAACAACAGCTGGTACTGCTGCTCAACAGCAAGACCACCAGCGAGGCCTGGGTACTCGATGCCCACACCCCGCACGCGGACTTCACCTGCCTGGCCCCCCGCGAAGAAGGCCACGAGTACTACCCGGACCACGGCCAGCTCGACGGCCAGTGGCGCTGGTTTATCCGCACCAACCAGGACGGCATCAACTTTGCCCTGTACCAGGCGCCCGACGCACCGGTGCCAAGCCGCGAACACTGGCAACTGCTGGTGGCGCACCGCGAAGACATCATGCTCGAAGGCCTGAGCCTGAACGCCAGCGCCATCAGCCTGAGCCTGCGCGAGGGCGGCCTGCCGATCATCGAAGTGCGCCCGCAAGGCCTGACCAGTTACCGGGTGGAGTTACCCGATGCGGCCTACAGCCTGTACGTGCAGGACAGCCTGGAGTTCGCCAGCCACCGCATCCGCCTGCGCTACGAAGCCCTCAACCGCCCGGCTCAGGTTCGCCAGCTGGAACTGGCCACTGGCATGCAGCAGGTGCTCAAGCAAACCCCGGTGCTGGGCCCGTTCGACGCTGATGATTATGTCAGCGAGCGGCTGTGGGCCACCGCAGCCGACGGCACCCGCGTGCCGGTCAGCCTGGTGCGCCGCCGCCAGGACCTGGGCAAGACCGTGCCGCTGTACCTTTACGGCTACGGCGCCTACGGCGAAAGCCTCGACCCATGGTTCTCCCACGCTCGCCTGAGCCTGCTGGAGCGCGGCGTGGCCTTTGCCATCGCTCACGTGCGCGGCGGTGGCGAACTGGGTGAAGCCTGGTACCGCGCTGGCAAGCAGGAGCACAAGCACAATACGTTCGGCGACTTCATCAGCTGTGCCGAGCACCTGATTGCCGAAGGTGTCACGGCATCGGATCGCCTGGCCATCAGCGGCGGTAGCGCCGGCGGCCTGTTGATGGGCGCGGTGCTCAACCTGCGGCCCGAGCTGTTCCGTTGCGCCATTGCCGAAGTGCCGTTCGTCGATGTGCTGAACACCATGCTCGACCCTGAGCTGCCACTGACCGTCACCGAGTACGACGAATGGGGCAACCCTGAAGAGCCTGAGGTATATGCGCGGATCAAGGCCTACGCGCCCTATGAGAACGTCTCGGTGCAGGCTTACCCGGCCATGCTGGTGGTGGCCGGCTACAACGACAGCCGTGTGCAGTACTGGGAAGCGGCCAAGTGGGTGGCGAAGCTGCGTACCCTCAAGACCGATGACAACCTGTTGCTGCTCAAGACCGAGATGGGCGCGGGGCATGGTGGCATGAGCGGGCGCTACCAGGGGCTGCGGGATGTGGCATTGGAGTATGCGTTTGTCTTCAATGAGCTGGGCGTGGTGTAA
- a CDS encoding DMT family transporter, producing MSVLTKASVASAATTSLFVLLWSSGAIVSKLGLAHASPFAFLLLRSALALAGLLLIGPLLGLRWPRTPAAIARALGTGCVLLGAYQIFYLLALNTHVTPGVMATVMGVQPILTVVLMERQRSWSRLFGLGLGLGGLVMVVYQGINLGGVSLLGMLFALLALASMTFGSILQKRITDKPMGTLPLQYLAGFAMCAVFAPLQPLHVDWTGGFVGALLWMGLVVSLLATLLLYRLIARGNLVNVTSLFYLVPAVTAVMDFLIFGNRLAPLSLLGMSLIVVGLLFVFRKPAARLAEA from the coding sequence ATGTCTGTCCTTACCAAAGCATCCGTGGCCTCGGCGGCCACCACCAGCCTGTTCGTCCTGCTGTGGAGCAGCGGGGCAATCGTTTCCAAACTGGGCCTGGCCCACGCCAGCCCCTTCGCCTTTTTGCTGTTACGTTCCGCGCTAGCGCTTGCCGGGTTGCTGCTGATCGGCCCGTTGCTGGGCCTGCGCTGGCCACGCACACCGGCCGCCATTGCGCGTGCACTCGGTACCGGGTGCGTGTTGCTGGGGGCCTACCAGATCTTCTACCTGCTGGCACTCAACACCCACGTCACTCCCGGCGTAATGGCCACGGTAATGGGTGTGCAACCGATCCTCACCGTGGTGCTAATGGAGCGCCAGCGTTCCTGGAGCCGGTTGTTCGGCCTGGGCCTGGGGCTCGGCGGGCTGGTGATGGTGGTGTACCAAGGCATCAACCTCGGCGGCGTTTCGCTGCTTGGCATGCTGTTCGCCTTGCTGGCGCTGGCCAGCATGACCTTTGGCTCGATCCTGCAGAAGCGCATTACCGACAAACCGATGGGGACGTTGCCGTTGCAGTATCTGGCGGGCTTTGCCATGTGCGCGGTGTTCGCCCCGTTGCAGCCGCTGCACGTGGACTGGACCGGCGGCTTCGTCGGTGCGCTGCTGTGGATGGGCCTGGTGGTGTCGTTGCTGGCGACCCTGCTGCTGTACCGGTTGATTGCCCGGGGCAACCTGGTCAACGTCACCAGCCTGTTCTACCTGGTGCCGGCGGTGACCGCAGTGATGGACTTTCTGATCTTCGGTAACCGCCTTGCACCCCTGAGCCTGCTGGGCATGAGCCTGATCGTGGTCGGCTTGCTGTTTGTGTTCCGCAAGCCGGCGGCGCGGTTGGCCGAGGCCTGA